The DNA window GCCAAGGCCGAAGGCCATATCGACGTGGGCGATCCCGCCAACGATCCGATCCGCGTCAATGCCGAGGATCTGAACGTGCGGGTGATCGGTGAGGGCGCGAACCTGGCAGTCACGCAGGGCGCGCGCATCGCGTTCGATCTGAAGGGCGGCCGTATCAATGCCGACTTCATCGACAATAGCGCGGGCGTCGACTGTTCGGACAAGGAAGTGAACATCAAGATCGCGCTCAATACCGAGCTGCGCGACGGCAATCTGAAGGAGGACAAGCGCAACGCCCTCCTGAAGTCCATGACCGATGCGGTCTCCGAAATCGTGCTGGAGGACAATCGGCACCAGGCGCTCGGCATCTCCATCGCCGAAAATGACGGCACCGAGGGCCTGGCAAGCTATGTGCGCCTGATCGAGACGTTCGAGGGCGAAGGGCGGCTGGACCGCGCGGTCGAGGGGCTGCCCGGAAATGAGGAGCTGCTGCGCCGCGGCCAGGATCAGGAGGGCATGACGCGCCCCGAGCTCGCCGTGTTGCTCGCCACCGGCAAACTGGCGCTGCAGGATTCGATCGAAGGCACGGTGAAGCTGGACGACGGCTCGCTCGACGACGAGCTGCTTTCTGCCTTCCCGGAAGCGATGCGCAAGGCGCACCGCGACGCGATCCTAAACCATCGCCTGCGCGGTGAAATCATCGCCACGCGGATTGCCAACCGCATGGTCAACCGCCTCAACATCATCTACCCGTTCGAGCTGGCCGAGGAGGAAGGCGCATCGCCCGGCGATGTCGCAAACGCGTTCATCGTGGTCGAGCGTCTGTTCGGCCTGCAACAGCTGTGGGACGAGCTGGACCGGACCGCGATGGACGAGCAGGCCCGGCTGGATCTGTTCGACATGCTGGCCATGGCGGCACGCTCCCACATCGCGGACCTGATGCGGACCGACCATGCGGCCAAGCCGATCGGCGAGATCGTCGCGCAGCTTGAGGAAGGCGTCGGCAAACTGACCGTTGATGTGGACGAGCTTCTGTCCGATCGCGCCTGCGAGATCGCCAGCAACCAGACCGAAGCGATGGTGGCCGAAGGTGCCCCGCGCGAGCTCGCCGAGAACGTAACGCATCTCTATAAGGCGGACGGCGCGATCGGCATCGCCGACCTTGCCCGCCAGCGCGAAATCCCCGCGCGGGAAGTCGGCGCGGCGTTCATCAAGGTGGGCGATATGCTGGGCCTAGGATGGGCGCAGACAACCGCCAACACGATGAGCCCCGCCGATCCGTGGGAGCGCCTGCTCGCCGCTGGCCTCGCCCGCGATTTCCAGCAGATGCGGCTCGATTTCCTGCGCCGTGCGCGCTCCAAGGATCTCGCGCAGTTCGTCGACAATTGGGCGCAGGGACGCGAGGAACGCATCGCGCAGTTCACCGGCCTGATCGAGCGCGCGCAGAAGGCGCCGGTAGCCAGCGTGCCGATGCTGGCGCAGATCGCTGGCCAAGCGCGGGTGCTTCTGGGACGGTAAAACTCTCCCCACATCGTTCGTGCTGAGCCTGTCGAAGCACCGTTCTTTTTCGCCACCTCAGCGCAAAAGAACGGCTCTTCGACAAGCTCAGGGCGAACGGTTTTTTGGAAACTCCGGGCGTTAAACCAGCACGTCCACCAGATGGATGGTCACGCCCACCAAGCCGCCGACCAGCGTGCCGTTGATGCGGATATATTGCAGATCGCGGCCCACGGCGGTCTCCACCCGCTCGGTGATCGTGCGGGCCTCCCAACCGCGCACGGTGTCCGATACCAGCCGCACAATATTGTCTCCATAAGCAGAGGTGACGCCGGTGATCGCACGGCGTGCAAAGCGGTTGATCTGCCGTTTGAGGACAGGGTCTTCCTGCAATGTCTGGCCGAACTGGGATAGCATCTCGCCCAGCTTGCCCGCCATTGCCGCATCGGGATCACGCGCCGCCGACAGGAGCGCCCGGCGGGCCTGTTCCCACAGCCCGTTGATCCAGTCCGCCACCGCCGGATTGGCGAGCAGTTCCGCCTTCATCCGCGCCACCTTGGCGGCCATTTCCGGATCGTGGGTCAGATCGTCCGCCAGCCGCGCGAGCCCCTCTTCCACCCGCCCGCGCAAGGGATGCTCAGGATCGGCGTCCATATCGATCAGAAGCTTCTGCAGCCCACTGATGATGGCGTTGGCCAGCGTTTCGTCCAGCCCCGTCCAGCGCATGATGCTATTCGCCTTCTCATGCACCATATTGCGGATGAGATGTTCGTTGTCGTCCAGCGTCAGCGCCGCCCAGCGGATGCCCGCGCTGATCACCGGCAGATGACGCTTGCGCGCGATCATCGCGCCCAGCATCTGGCCCAGCAGCGGCGCGACGTTCATCTTTTCCAGCTGCCCGCGGACCGCACCCTTGGCCATGCCGCCGAGCCGTTCCTGATCGAGCGCGCCGACCACGTCCGCGATCAGGCGGGACGCGCCGCGGCGGATGCGCCCCTCGCCCGAACTGGGATGGCGTAGAAAACGCCCCGCCGCGCCCGCAACGTCGATCCGCCGCAGCCGCCGCGCCACCACGCGAGGGGTGAGGAAATTGTCGCGCAGGAAAGCGGCCAGCGTATCGCCGATCCGGTCCTTGTTGCGCGGTATGATTGCGGTATGCGGGATCGGCAGCCCTAGCGGGTGGCGGAACAGCGCGGTAACCGCGAACCAGTCGGCCAGCCCGCCGACCATCCCGGCCTCGGCAAAGGCGCGCACATAGCCCCAGGCGGGGTGCATCGGCTCCAGCGCGCGGGCGACGAAGAAAATGCCCGCCATCAGAATGAGTAGCGCGGTGGCGATGCGGCGCATACGCCGGAAGGCGGCGAGGCGCTGCGCCTCGGCCATGGGTCCGGCTATCGCCGCTGATCGGCCGATGGGCTTCATATTCAAAGGCCTAGCCCAGCGTGGCGGCGCTTGCCAAGCACCGCGCCGTTATTCGGCAGGCAACGCGCCCCCGCCCTCGCCCCGTGCGCGGGCCCGGTCGAGCTCCAGCGAGCGTTCCTTGTCGCCCGGCTGATAGGTCAGGATCTTGCCGAACCACAGCCCCATGCGCTTCTCGATGCTGTCCGCCAGACTGAAGCTGGCCGGCACGATCAGGAGGGTAAGCAGCGTGCTGAGGACCAGACCGCCGATCACCACCGTCCCCATCGGCGCGCGCCATGCCCCGTCGCCGGACAGCGAGAGCGCGGTCGGCACCATGCCCGCCGTCATCGCCACGGTGGTCATCACAATCGGCTGCGCGCGCTTATGCCCTGCCTC is part of the Novosphingopyxis iocasae genome and encodes:
- a CDS encoding DUF445 domain-containing protein, with translation MAEAQRLAAFRRMRRIATALLILMAGIFFVARALEPMHPAWGYVRAFAEAGMVGGLADWFAVTALFRHPLGLPIPHTAIIPRNKDRIGDTLAAFLRDNFLTPRVVARRLRRIDVAGAAGRFLRHPSSGEGRIRRGASRLIADVVGALDQERLGGMAKGAVRGQLEKMNVAPLLGQMLGAMIARKRHLPVISAGIRWAALTLDDNEHLIRNMVHEKANSIMRWTGLDETLANAIISGLQKLLIDMDADPEHPLRGRVEEGLARLADDLTHDPEMAAKVARMKAELLANPAVADWINGLWEQARRALLSAARDPDAAMAGKLGEMLSQFGQTLQEDPVLKRQINRFARRAITGVTSAYGDNIVRLVSDTVRGWEARTITERVETAVGRDLQYIRINGTLVGGLVGVTIHLVDVLV